TAAAAAATAAATAGCTATTTAAGAAAGTGATGTGAATTAAATGAGTAGTATTTCGCGAAGGATTGAAAAATTGCCAGTTACACCCATGCTTTGGACAGTGCTGTTTTTGTCAGGCATCGGATGGATGTTTGATGCCATGGATCAAGGCATGATGGCTGGTGTAATGGCTTCAATTGGCAAGTCATGGAAGCTTACTCCTGCCGATTTAGGCTTACTCGGAAGTGCTTCAGCAGTGGGAATGGCTATTGGTGCCGCTGTAGCTGGAATGGTCGCTGACAAATATGGTAGAAGAACAGTTGTTACATTTACCCTTGTTCTATATGGATTAGCCAGTGCTGTATCCGGTATTTCTCCTAACTTTAGTATATTATTGTTGCTGCGATTTTTAACTGGATTAGGGCTAGGTGGAGAGCTGCCAGCAGCATCTACTTTGGTTAGTGAATTTTCACCTGCTAAATCCCGCGGTAGGATGGTTGTTTTGTTAGAAAGTTTCTGGGCTTGGGGATGGATTGCTGCAGCTTTAATTGCTTACCTTTTGATACCGATATATGGATGGCGTATTGGATTTTTCTTAGGAGGAATACCAGCACTGTATGCAGCCTATCTAAGAAGAAATATTCCAGAATCTCCTCGATACTTGGAACAGAAAGGACGTTTGGAAGAAGCAGATGGAATTGTACGTAAAATGGAACAACAAGCTGGAATAATTAATAATGAAATAGCTGTAACCGATTTGCCCAAAAATAAAAAAATGAGTAGTATCACTCTTGCTGATTTATGGTCCAAAGCCTATTTTAGGCGTACCATTGTTCTGTGGGTTCTATGGTTAGGTATTAATTTTGGATATTATGGTTTTGTTTTATGGACTCCAACCTTGCTTGTTGGCAAAGGATTCAGCTTAGTAAAGGGATTCGAATTTACATTAATCATGAGCATTGCTCAGCTGCCTGGATATTACAGTGCAGCCTATCTAATAGAAAAGATTGGACGTAAAGTAGTTCTAGTGGTCTACCTAATAGGTACTTCCTTATCAGCATATTTATTTGGTCAAGCAACATCTTCAGTTACTGTGCTTGTTTTTGGATGCCTACTTTACTTTTTCAGTCTAGGAGCTTGGGGCGCAGTGTACGCTTATACACCGGAAGTTTATCCTACACGTGTTAGAGGCAGTGGAGCCGGTTGGGCAGCTGCAATTGGCCGAATTGGTGCCATCGCTGCTCCTTACATAGTTGGATTGGTATATGAAACTAAAGGTAAACAAGTTGGCTTTACTTATGTCTTTCTTATGCTAACTATAGTGTTCGCAGTAGTTGCAGTAGTAGTTGCTCTAGTTGGTATTGAAACTAAAGGTCGAACTCTTGATGAAATCAATGTGTCTTAACTCTATCTTTTATTATGAAATCTCTTTTCTTGCTATTAAAGAAGTCCAAATCATAGATTTGGGCTTCTCTGCTTAACTGGTGGATAGAGATACATTTAAATATGTTTCCATATATTTAAAGCTATTATTATTTACATACATCAACCCATGTGCCAGAAGTTACCTTTGATAGTTCTCCTGGGGTAATTTTTACAGCAGAGTTACGTGATCCAGCAGCAGGATATACATATTCAAATTTTTTAAGTGATTCATCAAGATAAGTGTCCATTTGAGTTTTTAATCCAAATGGACAAACTCCTCCTACTGGATGCCCAGTAGATTCAAGTACTTCATCAGCGCTTAGCATCGTGGCTTTTGTGTGAAAATAATCTTTAAATTTTCTATTGTCAATTCTTGCATCGCCTTCTGATAATATAAGTATATTTCTATCTTTTAATTTAAAGGCCATAGTTTTAGCTATTAAAGCAGGCTCAACTCCAAGAGCGTTAGCTGCTAATTCAACGGTAGCAGTACTTTGACCCATTTCGATTATTTCAAGGGATAAATTGTTATCTTTGAAATACTGTTGTACACTTTCTAAACTCATCAAATCACTCCCAATTATGTATATTGATAAAATAATTATTAAAATTAAGTATAAATAAGTGTCTAACTTTTTACAAGGTAAATATTGTATGAAAATATAATTTTTAAATTTCCATCTCTTATAGGGAACTATTTTACCACCTATGGATTACCCGTGCCTTTAATTTTCCATCCATTTGCATATTTTTTCAACGTTACAAACGTACCATCTTTACTATTATCATTATTAAACCAAGCAGTATCAACTGCCACTTCTGTTC
The genomic region above belongs to Clostridium sp. AWRP and contains:
- a CDS encoding MFS transporter, with the translated sequence MSSISRRIEKLPVTPMLWTVLFLSGIGWMFDAMDQGMMAGVMASIGKSWKLTPADLGLLGSASAVGMAIGAAVAGMVADKYGRRTVVTFTLVLYGLASAVSGISPNFSILLLLRFLTGLGLGGELPAASTLVSEFSPAKSRGRMVVLLESFWAWGWIAAALIAYLLIPIYGWRIGFFLGGIPALYAAYLRRNIPESPRYLEQKGRLEEADGIVRKMEQQAGIINNEIAVTDLPKNKKMSSITLADLWSKAYFRRTIVLWVLWLGINFGYYGFVLWTPTLLVGKGFSLVKGFEFTLIMSIAQLPGYYSAAYLIEKIGRKVVLVVYLIGTSLSAYLFGQATSSVTVLVFGCLLYFFSLGAWGAVYAYTPEVYPTRVRGSGAGWAAAIGRIGAIAAPYIVGLVYETKGKQVGFTYVFLMLTIVFAVVAVVVALVGIETKGRTLDEINVS
- a CDS encoding YbaK/EbsC family protein encodes the protein MSLESVQQYFKDNNLSLEIIEMGQSTATVELAANALGVEPALIAKTMAFKLKDRNILILSEGDARIDNRKFKDYFHTKATMLSADEVLESTGHPVGGVCPFGLKTQMDTYLDESLKKFEYVYPAAGSRNSAVKITPGELSKVTSGTWVDVCK